The nucleotide sequence CCCGACGCTCATACGGAAATTTCGTCAGTGTCGGAAAAGCAGTAGCAACAGCACGAATGGCTATCAAGAACGCTGaaggaaaatcaatgaCTCAAAAAGAATTGGCCACTGCCGTTAACGCTCAACCCTCTGCTGTGAGTTTTAGCTCCAGATTGTGCtgtcaaaatcatttaatcaAGATTGTGTTTCATGATATTGCTAATTCGGCCTACATTCGCTAATCATATTATTATCGTACTAGATCACCGATCTTGAAGCTGGTCGAGCAGTCCCTGATCAACAATTACTCTccaaattggaaagaaagtTGAATGTCAAACTCAGAGGTGCAAAGAATACTATCGGAGGACCTCTGCACCCaccaaagaagaagtaattaCGGAAAGATGGGTGAATACGTAGTGAACAGATGAGGGCTCGAACAGGGATAGGCGGTGTCCCAAGGGCAAGAAGCATTTTGAAGCATATAGAAGGAAATCATAAGCATTTGTCGCTTTGAAATAAAAAGATCGATCTGCctcatttaaattatgCATTGTGATTCTATCTATGATTCGTCGATCGACAGGTGTAGCACATGAGCTCTGTGATACGCGGTTTATGGGAGTGATAGTGCAAGTACGTCAGAAATTCACCTAG is from Kwoniella pini CBS 10737 chromosome 1, complete sequence and encodes:
- a CDS encoding multiprotein-bridging factor 1, whose product is MSGWDDKPQIIGYKQQRPTVAKGSALNSAQRSGLVVSSESKGAGQTKGPADHQRIAKLDRDDAPKPPEKIGQDVGKAVATARMAIKNAEGKSMTQKELATAVNAQPSAITDLEAGRAVPDQQLLSKLERKLNVKLRGAKNTIGGPLHPPKKK